A region from the Triticum aestivum cultivar Chinese Spring chromosome 3D, IWGSC CS RefSeq v2.1, whole genome shotgun sequence genome encodes:
- the LOC123074964 gene encoding BTB/POZ and MATH domain-containing protein 1-like: protein MASSQRAITTTSSRSSLGTARGGHAFEISGYSQHKGLGIGESVRSATFTVGSCEWSIVFYPDGEMYEHQEYVSVFLELLTLEADVRAGFDMSLVVPSDPATTKLIHRVAPMFFGHIQPDWGLPKFMKRAVLESSPYLEDDRLVIKCEVTVVRQPQVEETSPDFEVQVPPSDLYDNLGKLLESGEEADVIFKVKRESFSAHKIVLAMRSPVFKVELYGPMSDKRTGRITVKDMQPAVFKALLQFIYTDSLPSMLDLCDNDQKEMVKHLLVAADKYAMERLKLICEGILCRSLDVDSVATTLALADQHHCGNLKNACVQFILTANRMDAVLASKGYTHLKRSCPSVIVDIFERATKSRKIL, encoded by the coding sequence ATGGCATCGTCGCAGAGGGCAATTACCACGACTTCATCGAGGTCCAGCCTAGGGACCGCACGGGGAGGGCACGCGTTCGAGATATCTGGGTACAGCCAGCACAAGGGCCTTGGCATAGGCGAATCCGTCCGCTCCGCCACCTTCACTGTCGGCAGCTGCGAGTGGTCCATCGTCTTCTACCCCGACGGAGAAATGTATGAACACCAAGAATACGTCTCGGTATTTCTTGAGCTACTGACGTTGGAGGCCGACGTAAGGGCGGGCTTCGACATGAGTCTGGTCGTCCCGTCGGACCCGGCCACCACCAAGTTGATCCATCGGGTGGCTCCGATGTTTTTCGGCCACATACAACCCGACTGGGGGCTTCCCAAGTTCATGAAGAGGGCAGTCTTGGAATCATCACCGTACCTGGAGGATGACCGCCTCGTGATCAAGTGCGAGGTCACTGTCGTCAGGCAACCACAGGTGGAGGAGACCTCGCCGGACTTCGAGGTCCAGGTGCCGCCGTCTGATCTGTACGACAATCTTGGGAAACTCTTAGAATCAGGGGAGGAAGCAGATGTAATTTTCAAGGTTAAAAGGGAGTCTTTTTCTGCCCACAAGATTGTGCTTGCAATGCGGTCGCCGGTGTTCAAGGTGGAGCTTTATGGGCCGATGAGCGACAAAAGAACAGGGAGGATAACCGTCAAGGATATGCAGCCTGCTGTATTCAAGGCGTTGCTTCAGTTTATCTACACTGATTCGTTGCCTTCCATGCTTGACCTCTGCGACAATGACCAGAAAGAAATGGTCAAGCATTTGCTTGTGGCTGCAGATAAGTATGCCATGGAAAGACTGAAGCTAATCTGCGAAGGCATTCTTTGCAGGAGTCTCGACGTTGATTCTGTGGCGACGACATTAGCTCTGGCTGACCAGCATCATTGCGGCAATCTCAAAAATGCTTGTGTCCAATTTATCCTCACGGCGAATAGAATGGATGCTGTGCTGGCAAGCAAAGGCTACACACACCTTAAACGATCTTGTCCTTCTGTCATAGTTGATATCTTTGAGAGGGCAACTAAGTCTCGCAAGATTCTGTAA